The sequence CTGGGAATCGAGGATACACTCATCCATAACCGTAAAGGCACGTCCTTTGTGATAGCGGGAGGTGAGCTGTACCCTATACCAGGTGGGTCCATCGTAGGTATTCCAACCCAGATCGCCCCATTTATTACGACCAGTTTGTTTTCATTGACAGGGAAGATGAGGGCTGCCGCCGATTTCGTGCTTCCCCGCTCACAGAAAACAGAAGATCAGTCACTTGGGAAATTCTTTAGAAGAAGAATGGGGGATGAAGTCGTTGACCATTTGATTGAACCACTCTTAACGGGAATTTTTGCCGGAGATATCGATCAATTAAGCTTAATGTCAACTTTCCCGCAACTTTATGAATTGGAACAAAAACATCGTAGTTTAATTGCAGGTATCAAAAAGAGTGGCCACTCTGCCAACACGGATGAAAAAGGAAACTTCCTTACATTCACAGGAGGGCTTCAATCCTTGATCGACGCCATGGAGGCGGGACTGGATCCGAACACGGTATACAAAAGCATGAAAGTAACCAGCATAGAAAAAGAAGACACCAATGTTTACACGATTACCTTCACAAACGGTGAGCAGTTGGAAGCCGACAGCGTAATCGTCACCACACCTCACCATGTAGTACAATCCATGTTTCCCACGTATCCTTTCTTAACCTTTTTAAAAGAAATGCCGGCTACATCCGTGGCAACCGTAGCAATGGGGTTTGCACGAGATGCCATAAAAAAAGACATCGCCGGCACGGAATTCCTTGTATCAAGAAACAGTGACTATTCCTTGACGGCGGGAACCTGGACTCATAAAAAATGGCCACACACTGCACCGGAAGGAAAGGCACTATTGCGATGTTACCTGGGTAAATCCGGTGACGAAACCATCGTCGATTTATCCGATGATGAAATTGAGCAGATTGTCCTTGAAGATCTGAGCAAGGTCATGGATATAGAGGGTGAACCTGAGTTTACAATCGTGTCCCGTTATAAGAACTCCATGCCTCAATATACAGTAGGCCACAGGGAACGTATCCGGGACATGTATAAACAGGCTGAAGCAAGTCTGCCTGGACTTTTTATAGCAGGGAGCTCATATGAAGGAGTAAGTATCCCGGACTGTATCGAGCAGGGGGAAAAGACTGTATTGAAGGTATTGGAATTTTTGGAATAGGTTCATGGAGGCCGCCTGGATGGCGGTCTTTTTGTCGAATTTCCTTTAAGCGGAAACTACAAAAAACCTCCTGCTTACAACAGGAGGTGCATCACTCATTTCACGACCCGATACCTGGAATGCTGCAACATCCAATTCTGGGGGAAGGCAGAACCGAGTACCCAGTAGCTTAAGCCTCGCAGTCTATATTCATC is a genomic window of Rossellomorea sp. y25 containing:
- the hemY gene encoding protoporphyrinogen oxidase; this translates as MEQQNKRVVIIGGGITGLTTAYYLQQEIKDKNLPIEVKLLEATHRLGGKVHTLKRDGYVIEKGPDSCLASKPEVSRLAERLGIEDTLIHNRKGTSFVIAGGELYPIPGGSIVGIPTQIAPFITTSLFSLTGKMRAAADFVLPRSQKTEDQSLGKFFRRRMGDEVVDHLIEPLLTGIFAGDIDQLSLMSTFPQLYELEQKHRSLIAGIKKSGHSANTDEKGNFLTFTGGLQSLIDAMEAGLDPNTVYKSMKVTSIEKEDTNVYTITFTNGEQLEADSVIVTTPHHVVQSMFPTYPFLTFLKEMPATSVATVAMGFARDAIKKDIAGTEFLVSRNSDYSLTAGTWTHKKWPHTAPEGKALLRCYLGKSGDETIVDLSDDEIEQIVLEDLSKVMDIEGEPEFTIVSRYKNSMPQYTVGHRERIRDMYKQAEASLPGLFIAGSSYEGVSIPDCIEQGEKTVLKVLEFLE